A region from the Panicum hallii strain FIL2 chromosome 1, PHallii_v3.1, whole genome shotgun sequence genome encodes:
- the LOC112895214 gene encoding non-specific lipid transfer protein GPI-anchored 2-like — translation MASSKLIAGLFLALALLVANTPQPSGATRAEPTPSPAPSSSLSEPPATPYCISWFMVLTPCMDFLTDASVAEPSSGCCKGLEWVVDAAPMCLCYARNGEIDNLMPANTDFSRVADLPSTCGVTLPVEALSECETEPVPPLIPPSPPAA, via the exons atggcatCTTCCAAGCTCATCGCCGGCCTCTTCCTCGCCCTGGCTCTCCTGGTCGCCAACACGCCGCAGCCCTCAGGTGCCACCAGGGCCGAGCCCACCCCGTCGCCGGCGCCGTCATCGAGCCTGTCAGAGCCGCCGGCGACACCGTACTGCATCTCGTGGTTCATGGTGCTGACCCCGTGCATGGACTTCCTCACCGACGCCAGCGTGGCCGAGCCCTCGAGCGGGTGCTGCAAGGGCCTCGAGTGGGTCGTCGACGCCGCGCCCATGTGCCTGTGCTACGCCAGGAACGGGGAGATCGACAACCTCATGCCGGCGAACACGGATTTCAGCCGCGTCGCCGACCTGCCGTCGACCTGTGGCGTCACGTTGCCAGTGGAAGCACTTTCCGAGTGCGAGA CTGAACCGGTGCCACCGTTGATACCTCCTAGTCCTCCTGCCGCATAg
- the LOC112895205 gene encoding non-specific lipid transfer protein GPI-anchored 2-like, with protein sequence MASSKLIAGLFLALALLIATTPQPSGATRSEPTPSPAPSSSPSPYCISWFVGMSPCMDFLTDASVAAPSSGCCKGLQGLVDGAPMCLCYAKNGDIDNLMPANTDFSRVADLPSTCGVALPVEALSECERRRSSVAAGD encoded by the exons atggCATCCTCCAAGCTCATCGCCGGTCTCTTCCTCGCCCTGGCTCTTCTGATCGCCACCACGCCGCAGCCCTCGGGAGCCACCAGGTCCGAGCCCACCCCGTCGCCGGCGCCGTCATCGAGCCCGTCGCCGTACTGCATCTCGTGGTTCGTGGGGATGAGCCCGTGCATGGACTTCCTCACCGACGCAAGCGTGGCCGCGCCCTCGAGCGGGTGCTGCAAGGGCCTCCAGGGGCTCGTCGACGGCGCGCCCATGTGCCTGTGCTACGCCAAGAACGGGGACATCGACAACCTCATGCCGGCGAACACGGATTTCAGCCGCGTCGCCGACCTCCCGTCGACCTGCGGCGTCGCGTTGCCGGTGGAAGCACTCTCAGAGTGCGAAA GAAGACGATCATCAGTAGCAGCAGGCGATTGA